Proteins found in one Plasmodium sp. gorilla clade G2 genome assembly, chromosome: 14 genomic segment:
- a CDS encoding U3 snoRNA-associated small subunit rRNA processing protein, putative, which yields MVKSYDRYEYEDCLGIVNSKTSNCVFLNNNSIISGHDECVGIWNINEKEIKKKLSVPFLPPYYFFTHHVTYICINNMNKNIVAVGYANGSIRLFDIEKNKILSTFSGHTSGICKLKFNEIGNYLCSCSKDTNIILWDIINDKGVFKLEGHTNVVTDIEFLQRKNSYLDDFLDNNILISVSKDCLIKVWELNIQSCVQTIVNCEEEITSLIINQTNTRLIVACSSFLKIYKINLYSNHIIKDTFTNSKIYITFLANIKRPTNCRIQNMNMIFFIDNEDIYNDPYELVDQNNNKNVGEKTNNLLYPYHNNENMNNSFISSSNVHNLKQNEDLLGTDNLSNPNILLNNNNLNTSNKYCERTRYSIDGDNSGLLICCTNLKRIEFYKINSIKNQKKSEKNKKKRYIEKLKKKKKKILNEKKKIEKFKGKESIDYNFLKQKLEDLEKELFIYNNYDIHTANDEIKYLFNYNYKFKLQNIDVMKKKKKDNYIYLLVSFMSNRLSVYQVNLYDILHNKDSFIVMDNQKKEETADKNSIDMEINSGANKSDNKSDSDNKSDSDNKSDSNNNSDSNNDSDNNSDSNNDSDNKSGSNNNSNVNSEEENEKQIKENVKIVEKKIYDYSKCFKEICEINKGHNSSVDFLNLSSNKELLISICKKYVKIWNMNNLQNIITINLEGCTNAIFCNNDENIIISDECGYLYLYELKNIELKYSYKAHANKIISLSKKWNKNDSNSYGNNYNNDKYYYDNNKSSTSNDKGFLSVGEENYLKIFEYTMGVTTNELSESESENDDNINNFHSSNNIGRDENSSIVNKKGNYKKNSTREELNNNDMYNKDYNSTNDEIKKENCEIFMFKEIDCYHLSDKVSCAMYSPDGKYICIGYLNNLIEILYSDTLKLHLTLYGHSLPITCIDISKDNKILASSSADKLIFLWNMEYGNVNKRLHTECDIVTKIQFFNNNNNLISISRDGYIKMWDAIKFQCICTVDGNFGILKCLAINHNDDFFLTSGTHKSIRIWKKGDDLIFLEEERDKELNLQIEKEAIRNDLAYPSSVEKNVLLNKATIKTIETIKSSEKLIEYLDIIEEEIILLDTYYKNLTAYEEAKAKNELPDFVQPPTKPLGRPELLNKDPHEFIIEIMCNIKNNILNEVLISLPFSYAYKLLDYIKTYLISFHFFQKIQQNYKKYLSCGNFNFYVEYSINIVLTIINIYRNQFLFDNKFRFLLYELQQLILPHLKKSVEQCAFNQTTLNFLMYSMDDDELNLDLNLLQNNSFINKETKKIHQHKGD from the exons ATGGTGAAATCATATGATAGATATGAATATGAAGACTGTTTAGGAATAGTAAATTCAAAAACATCGAATTGCGTTTTTCTTAACAACAACAGTATAATATCAG GACATGATGAATGTGTTGGTATTTGGAATATAAATGagaaggaaataaaaaagaaacttAGTGTGCCTTTTCTTCCCccgtattatttttttactcatcatgttacatatatttgtattaataatatgaacaagaATATTGTAGCTGTTGGATATGCTAATGGTTCTATTAGATTATttgatattgaaaaaaataaaatattatctaCCTTTAGTGGTCATACCTCTGGTATatgtaaattaaaatttaatgaAATTGGTAATTATTTATGTTCTTGTAGTAAAGACacgaatattatattatgggATATTATTAATGATAAAGGTGTTTTTAAACTTGAAGGACATACAAATGTTGTAACAGATATCGAATTTttacaaagaaaaaattcTTATTTAGATGATTTtcttgataataatattctaaTTAGTGTATCCAAAGATTGCCTAATAAAAGTCTGGgaattaaatatacaatCATGTGTTCAAACTATTGTAAATTGTGAAGAAGAAATTACAAGCTTGATAATTAATCAAACTAATACCAGATTAATTGTTGCATGTagttcttttttaaaaatttataaaattaatttatattctaaTCATATCATTAAAGATACATTTACCAACTCTAAGatttatattacttttttagCTAATATTAAAAGACCAACAAATTGTAGAATACAAAATATGAAcatgatattttttatagataatgaagatatatataatgatccATATGAACTAGTAGaccaaaataataataaaaatgtgggAGAAAAAACTaacaatttattatatccttatcataataatgaaaatatgaataattcttttatatcttcttcaaatgttcataatttaaaacaaaatgaagaCCTATTAGGGACAGATAATTTGTCTAatccaaatatattattaaataataacaacttAAATACATCCAATAAATATTGTGAAAGAACTAGATATTCTATTGATGGAGATAATAGTGGTCTTTTAATTTGCTGCACGAATTTAAAACGTAttgaattttataaaattaattctataaaaaatcaaaagaaatccgaaaaaaataaaaagaaaagatatattgaaaaattaaaaaaaaaaaaaaaaaaaattttaaatgaaaaaaagaaaatcgaaaaatttaaaggaaaagaaagtatcgattataattttctgaaacaaaaattagaagatttagaaaaagaattattcatttataataattatgatatacATACAGcaaatgatgaaataaaatatttatttaattacaattataaatttaaattacaaaatatagatgttatgaaaaagaaaaaaaaagataattatatatatctcctTGTTTCTTTTATGTCTAATCGTTTGAGTGTGTATCAGGTTAATTTATATGACATTTTGCATAATAAGGATAGTTTTATTGTAATGGATAATCAGAAAAAGGAAGAGACTGCAGATAAGAATAGCATTGATATGGAAATTAATAGTGGGGCCAATAAAAGTGATAATAAAAGTGatagtgataataaaagtgatagtgataataaaagtgatagtaataataatagtgatagtaataatgatagtgataataatagtgatagtaataatgatagtgataataaaagtggtagtaataataatagtaatgttAATAGTGAGGAAGAGaatgaaaaacaaataaaggAAAATGTTAAAATTGTggagaaaaaaatttatgatTATTCAAAATGTTTTAAAGAAATATGCGAAATAAACAAAGGTCATAATAGTTCTGTcgattttttaaatttatcatCAAATAAAGAATTGTTAATATccatatgtaaaaaatatgtaaagatatggaatatgaataatttacaaaatattataacaataaatCTAGAAGGATGTACTAATGctatattttgtaataatgatgagaatataataattagtGACGAATGtggttatttatatttatatgaattaaaaaatattgagTTAAAATATAGTTATAAAGCCCATGCAAATAAAATTATCAGTCTGTctaaaaaatggaataaaAACGATAGTAATAGTTAtggtaataattataataatgataaatattattatgataataataaaagtagtACAAGTAATGATAAAGGCTTTTTATCTGTGGGagaagaaaattatttgaaGATTTTTGAATATACCATGGGTGTGACAACTAATGAATTAAGTGAAAGTGAAAgtgaaaatgatgataatataaataattttcatagtagtaataatattggAAGAGATGAAAATTCTTCTATTGtgaataaaaaaggaaattataaaaaaaattcaacaaGGGAAGAACTAAACAATAatgatatgtataataaagaTTATAATTCTACAAATGATgagataaaaaaagaaaattgtgaaatatttatgtttaaagAAATTGATTGTTATCATTTAAGTGATAAAGTTAGTTGTGCTATGTATTCTCCAGAtgggaaatatatatgtattggttatttaaataatttaatagaaatattatatagtgATACTTTAAAGCTACATTTGACATTATATGGTCATAGTCTACCAATAACATGTATAGATATAtcaaaagataataaaatattagcATCTAGTTCTGctgataaattaatatttttatggaaTATGGAATATggtaatgtaaataaaagaTTACATACTGAATGTGATATAGTTACAAAAattcaattttttaataataataataatttaataagtATATCAAGAGatggatatataaaaatgtggGATGCAATAAAATTTCAATGTATATGTACTGTAGATGGAAATTTTGGCATCTTGAAATGTTTAGCTATTAATCATAATGATGATTTCTTTTTAACTTCAGGTACACATAAAAGTATAAGAATTTGGAAAAAAGGAGatgatttaatatttttagaagaagaaagagataaagaattaaattTACAAATAGAAAAAGAAGCTATTCGAAATGATTTAGCTTATCCGTCTTCTGTAGAAAAAAATGTTCTATTAAATAAAGCTACTATTAAAACTATAGAAACAATAAAATCATCAGAAAAATTAATTGAATATCTAGATATTATAGAAGAAGAAATCATTTTATTagatacatattataaaaatctaACAGCATATGAAGAAGCTAAAGCAAAAAATGAACTACCAGATTTTGTTCAACCACCAACAAAACCATTAGGAAGACcagaattattaaataaagatcCTCATGAATTTATAATAGAAATTATGTGTAatatcaaaaataatattctaaATGAAGTTCTAATCTCATTACCATTTTCATatgcatataaattattagattatattaaaacctatttaatatcatttcatttttttcaaaaaatacaacaaaattataaaaaatatctttCATGTGGTAATTTTAATTTCTATGTAGAATATTCTATAAATATTGTATTaacaattattaatatttatagaaaTCAATTTCtatttgataataaattTCGTTTTCTACTTTATGAATTACAACAATTAATTCTGCCTCATCTCAAAAAATCAGTAGAACAATGTGCTTTTAATCAAACCACACTCAATTTTTTAATGTACTCAATGGATGATGACGAATTAAATTTAGATCTTAATCTTCTtcaaaataattcttttataaataaagaaacaaaaaaaatacatcaaCACAAGGGAGATTGA